The Limanda limanda chromosome 14, fLimLim1.1, whole genome shotgun sequence genomic interval TGTGCATCAAGCTTCACGGAGTTAACCGAATAGGCCTCAAGAAGATCATCGACTTTATCTACACAGCCAAGTTGTCACTCAACATGGAGAACCTGCAAGACACACTCGAGGCAGCCAGTTTCTTACAAATTCTTCCTGTGCTGGACTTCTGCAAGGTCTTTCTTATATCTGGGGTAAGGAAGCAGAAGCACATCCACAGCTGCTCAGTTTTCCTCTAGTCTCCACCAATTGTAAATTAGATGTTGTTCTCGGTTGTAACTCACAACTTACCACATGTTGGAGTTTATTCTTCATTAGACCACCTTAAATTCTGTTGGTTACCTAAACATAATTCATGTTGACCCCTGTCACATTGCACATTATATGTAACACTTCCATTCTTTAGGGGACGACTCCTGTCTCTCCTGACACTTATGGTCATAATACTGCGACTGTCTCTGTTATGATATTGTTCAGGTCCAGATGATGACCTTGGTTGCCACGGTAACTGCCAATGTCTGCAAGCTGGGTTTCTTATCTGAGCCTTTTCATCAGTCTTCAGAAGTGAATGTTAAATAGTGCGATGTTTTAAACCGGAGACAGACACTGAACTATGGTTTATGATAAGCGACCCACGATTGAAccatagaaataataaaattctctcagatgagaagtcatgtgagagtgtgtgtgtgagttagaAGGGGTGAGTAAATTCTAAAAGGTAAATTTGTATACCTCCGCACAGGCAACAGCCAGTGGCCGGAGGCAATATGTTTTCCtgttgtccatctgtctgtcctaTTCCTGCAAATGTGATACCTCAAGAACGCCttggaatttatttatttatgatagGGACAGAGCATGTTAATGAACATCAGTTTAAAACCACTACATGTAAACATACCAGATTCCAACACGAATGCTAATTTACACCTGTAGTCTTTAGGAAGGTAACAAACCAAGAAAGATGCATCACAAGCAACAagatacagaaacaaatatataaacatcaGAAACATTCTTCACATGTGGTACAAATTTCACTTAGACTCTatagggaatttcattacatctggtaCGATTCACTCAGACTCACTGATTAACTGATCAGACTTTTGATCATATATCACTTGCTCTAACATTGTCAGATAAAGTGGTTACATTTCAGtcttcaaaggtcaaaggtcccCGTGTCATTATATGAATTTGTTTAAGAAGAGTAGGTAGAAATATGTAAacggaaactgcactggttggcagaggcatgCAACCGCATTGCCGTAATTGTAGTTATTAAGTAATTCCTAGAGCCAAGTTGatgaattaaaatgattcaCTTCTCCTGCCAACAATGATATAAAACCCACATCAAATCATCTTTTCAAATCCACTCTTACCTGTAGAGTAGGTGTTAATTTGTCTCTGATTGTAGAAACCGTCAAAGCTAAATAACTATTCACTATGTTGTCTATGAATCGTTTTGTCTAAGGCGATGAGTTTCTGGATAGAAGATGGGAAAATCCAGTAACTCGTATCTTTAAATGACTTCTCAATGTCAGTTAGCAGCTTTCTGAGATTTTGATTTCTTCTTCCTTACAGGTTTCTCTAGACAACTGTGTAGAAGTGGGCCGCATTGCCAACGCATACAACCTCACAGAGGTGGACAAATACGTCAATAACTTCATCTTGAAGAACTTCCCCTCACTGCTGGGCACAGGAGAGTTTGTGAAGCTTCCGTTTGAGCGACTAGCTTTTGTACTGTCCAGTAACAGCTTGAAACACTGCACTGAATTGGACCTGTTTAAGGCTGCCTGCCGCTGGCTACGCTATGAAGACAGTCGTATGGACTTTGCCTCAAAGCTTATGAAGAACATCCGCTTTCCCCTAATGAACCCACAGGAGCTCATCAATCACGTGCAGACAGTTGACTTTATGCGCACGGACAACACCTGTGTCAACCTTCTCCTGGAAGCTAGCAACTACCAAATGATGCCCTACATGCAGCCAGTTATGCAGTCAGAACGGACAGCCATCCGCTCGGACAGTGCCCACCTGGTCACCCTGGGTGGTGTTCTGCGCCAGCAGCTCGTTGTGAGTAAAGAGCTGCGTCTGTTTGATGAGAAGGCTCACGAGTGGAAGGCACTGGCACCCATGGACGCACCCCGCTACCAACATGGCATTGCTGTCATTGGCAACTTTCTCTACGTGGTGGGGGGCCAAAGCAACTACGACACCAAAGGCAAAACAGCAGTGGACACCGTGTTCCGGTACGACCCCCGCTACAACAAGTGGATGCAGGTGGCTTGCCTTAATGAGAAACGTACCTTCTTCCACCTCAGTGCACTCAAGGGACACCTCTATGCTGTCGGTGGAAGGAATGCCGCCGGGGAGCTTGGTGAGTTTATTtacctgcttgtttgttttatctgtaCTTTTAAGTAACAACTAAAACTTCAATTAATATTTTATGAGATTACACACTTAAACTGTCAAGGGAAGAAATGAGGGAAGTGTGCAGTTTAATAAGGCTGCAAGCATACTAACGTTGGTAATCAAGTGTTGTTTCTACAGTTCATTTCCTTTTTCAACATATGACATTTATAATCTGAGAGGACGTGCACATGATCACAAAATATACTAAATCAATACTGGAGCAAAACATACATAATCCTGTGTAGCATGTCAGGCAAGACACTACAGGTTAAAAGCTTAAACATCTTCTTGAAGATACCACCATGAATAAATGATATATGAACAAATCTGTCTATGAAAACCTTCAGAATATCGACAGATATAAAATTAAGTGCTACTGAAGTGGAGATTTCTGGCTCAAGAGCATGAGGAGAAAAACTATTTGCATCCATTATTGAAAGGTGCAGATAGAAATTTGCAAATAGACAAACTGAAGGAAAATATACACTTTGGTTTAAATACTCAACTTACTCAAGTAAACAGCTCAATTAATCAAGATATTTATATCTGTTCCGGGTAGTTTGGCTGTTGAATGTTTGTGAGTAACCGATGTGGAATCTCTGTACCCGTAACTGTGGGACCACAGAGAGGTGCCACCCAATACTTAAATTCAGCTCTGTGACTGCAGTGGACAGAGCGAGGCCACTGTGTGAGCAGTCGACTCTTCTGGGTTATAATTAGACCCAAAAGCACAGCCTCAGTTCGCTGCCTCTCTACACAACTGACTTTTACTGCTTCACGTTCCACCGCTCCTTCACTGCATGTGCTTTATCCTTCATGTTTTTCTGGATGTGCCCATCCCCTgcttaatatttgttttgaggGTCATACGGGTGCGGCTTTATTGTTACAGCTACAATGCTGTGATTATacataaaaggaaaacaaattatttacaGGAGCAGGTTTTCAATCCCAACGGGTATACTCTGAAATGTTTTACATAGACAGTTTTTGTGTGGATTCTAAATCTTAAAATGAcgaatatatattttaagatttCTTGGAGCTATAATACCTtagtaatgtttgtttttttaggccTGCTGACTTGTATAGGTctttttattgtatatattattttttgtaatgtttttctgGCTGAGCAACATCATATATAATGTACTCTAAACTTGTTTAATGGTTGTTTAGGTTAACCCAAGCAAAATGTGTAG includes:
- the klhl13 gene encoding kelch-like protein 13; translation: MEHPVHRGETMPIGPHERSLVEDDDAHMKVALGYGDMGVPAHLQASKTGNTRFFTSNTHSSVVLQGFDQLRIEGLLCDVTLVAGDGDEAFPVHRAMMASSSDYFKAMFTGGMKEQDLMCIKLHGVNRIGLKKIIDFIYTAKLSLNMENLQDTLEAASFLQILPVLDFCKVFLISGVSLDNCVEVGRIANAYNLTEVDKYVNNFILKNFPSLLGTGEFVKLPFERLAFVLSSNSLKHCTELDLFKAACRWLRYEDSRMDFASKLMKNIRFPLMNPQELINHVQTVDFMRTDNTCVNLLLEASNYQMMPYMQPVMQSERTAIRSDSAHLVTLGGVLRQQLVVSKELRLFDEKAHEWKALAPMDAPRYQHGIAVIGNFLYVVGGQSNYDTKGKTAVDTVFRYDPRYNKWMQVACLNEKRTFFHLSALKGHLYAVGGRNAAGELATVECYNPRTNEWTYVAKMNEPHYGHAGTVYGGYMYISGGITHDTFQKELMCFDPDADKWTQKAPMTTVRGLHCMCTVGDRLYVIGGNHFRGTSDYDDVLSCEYYSPALDLWTPIAAMLRGQSDVGVAVFENKIYVVGGYSWNNRCMVEIVQKYDPEKDEWHKVFDLPESLGGIRACTLTVFPPEDHSGSPSRESPLSAP